The Vibrio penaeicida sequence CGTGATTTCTGGTTAGCTGGCTACAAGTTTAACCACGAATTCAACAACGATTGGGCATTCCTGCAAAACTTCCGTTATATGGATTCAAAGTTCTATCAAGAAGGGACGGCGAGTGGTGCGTTTGATGCTGCAACAGGGACATTGAAAAGAACAGCCTACCTTACCGACGAAAAGTCAAAAGGGTTCAGTGTTGATAACCAATTATCCGGCTTTGCGAATGTAGGTGAGTCTGAACATTACCTTCTATTTGGTGTCGATTATCGCGAAATTGAAGGTTCGGCTTTATACGAGTCATTCGCCAATGTTTCAGACATTAATCTGTATGCGCCAAACAATAACACAGCAAACCCAAGTGCCTTTGCTAAAACTTGGACACAGACTCAAAACGTCAGAATGAAGCAACTTGGCGCTTATTTCCAAGATCAGGTTCTTTGGAATGATTGGGTGTTCATTGCAGGTGGTCGCTTCGATGATGTGAAGAGTGAAGTTAGCACGACCTATGCCGCTCCACCGACAACAACCGCAGACAACAATGACTCGAAGTTCTCATATCGCCTTGGTACGATGTATCAATTCGAAAATGGATTCTCGCCATTCCTAAACTTTGCAACCAGTTTCGAACCGAATGCGAAGCTGGATAAAGATGGCAACAATCTTGAGCCTGAAGTAGGTGAGCAAATTGAAGTTGGTGTTAAATATGCGTCAGCAGATGGCTTATCTACCGCTTCGGCTGCCCTGTTTGAAATCAAGAAGAAAAATGTCGGTGTTCGTAAGGATGGAGCGTCACCTTACACCGCAATTGGTGAAGTACGATCTCGTGGTCTTGAACTTGAAGCCAGAACACTGCTCTCTGAAAACCTAGATGTCATCGCTAACTACACCTACACCGATATCGAAACCACAAAAGATGACAATCCAGACAACATCGGTCAAGTCCCAGTATTTGTGCCTGAGCAAGCTGCAAACCTTTGGTCAAACTACTACGTTAACGACGGTGCTATGCAAGGGTTACGTGTAGGCGGCGGTGTTCGCTACGTTGGTGAAGCTGTATTAAATGACAGTACTGATAAGAATCTTGGGAAAGTGGAAAGTTACACGCTCGTCGATATGTCGCTCGGATACGATTTAAGTCGATTCAGCGATTCCCTAAATGGGGCTTCGGCAAATGTTGTGGCAAATAACCTTTTCAACACCGAATACTACACCTGCTGGAACGAAAGCTACTGCTGGTACGGTCAGGAAAGGACGGTGGAGTTAAATGTCAAAATTGATTTTTAATCAACCGTAAAAAAGCGCAAAACAGGTGGTGTGTAAACATCACCTGTTTTCGCGTTTTAAGATCATACCCAAGTCACCTCAAGATGCATGGGTATATGTAACTATTTTAAAACATGGAAAGCGAATAGCCGTGCAAGAGTCATTTCACCAACAACTTTTCAGTGCATGCGAACAAATTACGCCTTATCTATCAGGTAAAATAACGGAGCCAGACGAATCAATGCTCCGTTCGCACCATAGCGGCGAGGCATTCTTCAATCAGCTGTATTCTCAACTGCAAGTTTTGCACCCTGAAGCAGGAAAAAGCTATTGGATAACTCGATGTTGGGACTTGGCCACTTGGCAACCTCTATATATTGCCTTTATCAGCGTATATGGCTTCAAAACACTGCCCGATTTCAATTCTTTCGGGCAGTCCCAAATGGGTTCTTTTGTCACGGGATTTTGCTTTTCAAACCAAAAACATCGACATGGTGAAGTGCAAGAGTTAGTGCCCGAAGCTGCATTGCAACTGAATGTATTATTTGAAAAATACAGAACCCAACTCGATCAACAGTATCGTTGTCGGCCAGGTTTTGTGAAGCACTTGCTGGCTGACGCTATCGTAAATTGTTGCTTAAGACTGAAAGAATTTGACCCTCAATTAACTCTGGATGACATAAGAAACAATGCCGCCATGTGGCTCAGTGCATTTCAATTACCTCTGGATCAAATCAGTCGAATTGAAGAAAAACAAGGTGCCCTCTCCTACGTGAGAAAAAGCTGTTGTTTAGTATACAAGACAACTCAAGGGACACTTTGCGAAGACTGTCCTCGATTCAAGAACTCGTCCCCGATTCAAAACTAAGAACGAAAGCGTATGTATCAACTCAATCAAATCAAAGTCATTCGTGAAGAAAAAACCATATTGGACATCGATGAACTTTCCATTGACCCCAAAGGTTTTACTGTGGTTTTGGGTCATAACGGCTCGGGAAAATCCACATTAGTTAACCTGCTCGCTAAACAATTCAGTCCAGAAGAAGGTCATATTCAGCTCGGTCAGCAGCCACTCGAAAAGTTTTCTGCAAAATCATTGGCTAAGGAAGTCGCTTATCTTCCACAAAAGTTGCCCGAAGTTGCAGGGTTGAATGTAAAAGAGTTAGTTCGATTAGGTCGCTACCCTTGGCGTGGTGTCTTTGGACAATGGAATAGTGAAGACAATCAAATTATCGAAACATCCATGCTTCAAACAGAAGTCCACTCAATGAGCAATGAACTGGCAGACCAGCTATCTGGTGGCGAGAAACAGCGTGCTTGGATCGCCATGTTATTAGCGCAGCAATCTAACTTTTTGATCCTTGATGAGCCCACCTCCGCTTTGGATGTCCAGCATCAATATC is a genomic window containing:
- a CDS encoding TonB-dependent siderophore receptor; protein product: MNQPSHTPTMRRSVIALAVAATFSYAPFVNADSGETETIEVFGKAYRNTATKTVLEPEETPQTLNVIESEQLEQRGVKSVMQALRYAPGVSTENKGGAVVLSNWVNIRGFSSSDNYYDGLMLPMLPGWNVQPQIDPVAIERLEIFKGPTSVLYGTMPPGGMVNVIAKAPQLEKSTQVNLATGSNSLLEASVDTTGSLSDNVAYRLIALARKSDTQIDHVKEERYMIAPSIDWYVSDKTFVNFNLYYQNDPALGHNVTIPLEGITATDPSKKIARSTYAGDVNYNTMKRDFWLAGYKFNHEFNNDWAFLQNFRYMDSKFYQEGTASGAFDAATGTLKRTAYLTDEKSKGFSVDNQLSGFANVGESEHYLLFGVDYREIEGSALYESFANVSDINLYAPNNNTANPSAFAKTWTQTQNVRMKQLGAYFQDQVLWNDWVFIAGGRFDDVKSEVSTTYAAPPTTTADNNDSKFSYRLGTMYQFENGFSPFLNFATSFEPNAKLDKDGNNLEPEVGEQIEVGVKYASADGLSTASAALFEIKKKNVGVRKDGASPYTAIGEVRSRGLELEARTLLSENLDVIANYTYTDIETTKDDNPDNIGQVPVFVPEQAANLWSNYYVNDGAMQGLRVGGGVRYVGEAVLNDSTDKNLGKVESYTLVDMSLGYDLSRFSDSLNGASANVVANNLFNTEYYTCWNESYCWYGQERTVELNVKIDF
- a CDS encoding siderophore ferric iron reductase, which codes for MQESFHQQLFSACEQITPYLSGKITEPDESMLRSHHSGEAFFNQLYSQLQVLHPEAGKSYWITRCWDLATWQPLYIAFISVYGFKTLPDFNSFGQSQMGSFVTGFCFSNQKHRHGEVQELVPEAALQLNVLFEKYRTQLDQQYRCRPGFVKHLLADAIVNCCLRLKEFDPQLTLDDIRNNAAMWLSAFQLPLDQISRIEEKQGALSYVRKSCCLVYKTTQGTLCEDCPRFKNSSPIQN
- a CDS encoding ABC transporter ATP-binding protein, producing the protein MYQLNQIKVIREEKTILDIDELSIDPKGFTVVLGHNGSGKSTLVNLLAKQFSPEEGHIQLGQQPLEKFSAKSLAKEVAYLPQKLPEVAGLNVKELVRLGRYPWRGVFGQWNSEDNQIIETSMLQTEVHSMSNELADQLSGGEKQRAWIAMLLAQQSNFLILDEPTSALDVQHQYQVMDLLQQLNQHSGRGVLVILHDLNLALHYATHVIALKKGNILFEGKRELLFDEERLASLYNTPVSLIDHPNNDHKVAIIC